The genomic stretch GCCCTAGTTTGGTAAACGCTGTGCTAGTGTGCATGCCATGcccacaaacatttacataatgggtcggacacgcatacacacaggagcaCGTGCACTCACACAGGGACACACATGCTCACGCACACACAAAGGGATGCACACACGCATTTTccacaacaaaaacaaacaaatatttgTCAAAAGCTATTCAAGACACAGGAAAGGTTAGTCAACTAAAGCTAACCTTTCATTATTCCACATGTTCTAAGTCCTTTCATGACGACATCCTTGGTCATTCTTAAGCAACTGtatcatacactgaacaaaaatattttaaaaaacgcAACgtcaaagtgttggtcccatgtgtcATGAGCtgaaaagatcccagaaaatgtCCAGACGCACAAAATACATATGTCtcaaattgtgcacaaatttgtttacatccctgttagtgagcatttctcctttgccaagataatccattcacctgaaaggtgtggcatatcaagaagctgattaaagagcatgatcattacacaggtgcaccttgtgctgggacaataaaaggccactctaaaatgtgcagttttcacacaacacaatgccacagatgtctcaagttttgaaggagcgtgcaattagcaagctgactgcaggaatgtccaccagagctgttgccagagaatttaatgtttatttctcgaccataagccacctccaacgtcgttttagagaatttggcagtacgtccaaccgacctcacaaccgcagaccacgtgtaaccatgccagcccaggacctccacatccagcttcttcaactgcgggatcgtctgagaccagccacccggacagctgatgataCTGTGGGTTAGCACaatcaaagaatttctgcacaaactatcacaaaccgtctcagggaagctcatctgtgtgctcgtcgtcctcaccagggtcttgacttgactgcagttcggcgtcataaccaacttcagtggtcaaatgctcaccttcgatggccactggcacgctgcataagtgtgctcttcacagattaatcctggtttcaactgtacctggcagatggcgtgtatggcgttgtgtgggcgagcagtttgctgacaacgctgtgaacagagtgcctcatggtggcggtggggttatggtatgggcaggcaggcataagctacggacaatgaatacaattgcattttatcaatggcaatttgaatgcacagagatactgtgacaagatcctgaggcccatcgttgtgccattcatccgccgccatcaccttatgtttcagcatgataatgcacagccccacgtcgcaaggatctgtatacaattcctggaagctgaaatgtcaccagacatgtcacccattgagcatttttgggattctctggatcgacatgtacgacagcgtattccagttcccgccaatatccagcaacttcgcacagccattgaagaggagtgggacaacattccacaatctatgcaaaggagatgtgtcgcgctgcatgaggcaaatggtgggctcaccagatactgactggttttctgatccacgcgccctacttttttttttgtgggcatctgtgaccaacagatgcatatctgtatacccagtcatgtgaaatctatagattagggtctaatgaatttatttcaattgacagatttccttatacgaactgtaactcagtaaaatctttgaaattgttgcattatatttttgttcagtgtattttaaaCTCCTCAAACATGCTAGTAgacatttttttcttcttccttGGTCTGACAGGTGTGGTTGCTATAACACCAACTCTTTATGTCTCTTTTGCCCCTAGACAACAGACACACACCAGGTAAGACTTAAGAGTGAAAAAAAGAAAAGATCATGGAAAGCATAGGTACCTCCGCCCTGcgagtaggagagagaagactGAAACCCTCCACCGCTAGAGTAGGGAGCTACCATTCCAGAGGGGGTACCTAAGGAGTGTACAGGAAAAGGCTTAAATATACACGTTGGGCATGGGGGGGATGGGAGTAGTTATAATGTAGAAAAGCTTTATCAAATTGACAAGGCTATTTTATGGCTTGGAACAGACTGTTGATAATATACATTGACCCATTTTCCAATTTGTTCTCATTCCTTCTTTTGTTCGTCACGTCGTGGTGTATTACTGGACTGGTAGGGATTTCTGTTGTCCACCTACTACCTCTACAAAGCATTAGATAAGTACATACCCAGACTCCCATTGAGAGAGAACACTTAGTGGTATTGACTTTTatacagaggagagagagctgaCTTGACAGGCCtggaaaaagagagaagagagagaaagaagagagaaagaacagAGGGGGACAGAAGAGAAAAGGGTGAAGATGGTTGGACGGGTGGAGGCAGGTCTTACCAAGCAGGGAGGAGTCCTTGTTGAGGGCGGCTGCCATGGCAGGGTCTAGGGTGGGCTGGCCGTCGCCAGCGGGTAGCTCGGGCCGGGTGTAGTCGCGACTCTTGTCGTTGTTGTACTTGACGTTGAGGTTGACCAGTTTGGAGAAGTCGATCCGCAGTGTGCAGCATGAGTTGTAGATGTTCTGGCCGTCCAGGGACtggagaatgtgatgaaagaaataaacttCATTAGTAAGCGTTTTGCTTTTAACATCGTGAtattctggagagagagactggtagaCAAACAAAATTGTTATCAACCTTAATTTTAACAGGTAAGTTGACTCAGAACTGAATATACTACAGGTTTGTCTGTCTGCTCACCAGTCTGGCTTGCTGGGCGTTGACTGGTTCGCTGAACTGGAGCAGGGCCTGGAACTGGTTGTTCTTGGTGAATGTGATGATCTTCATGACAGTTCcaaacttggagaagatctgctgGAGGACGTCCAGAGTAACGGGGTAGAACATGTTGTCAATGATTATCCTAAGCACGGGGCTGGGGGCCTGGGCTAGAACACTATCCAGCGCACTGGTGTCAGAGTTGGGAGAGCCACCGTCCTGCACCGCCGACACTGCCTGGAGGACAGCTTGTGCACGCTGAGTGGGTAAGTAtgaaagagaggaagagcgagAAAGATTGCAGTCGGTAAATCTATAAAAGTGCAGTCACAAATGCCAAGGCTGTCTAGTACAACATTTCCGTGTGTCTACACTAGAGACTCAATACTAGTCATGCACAAGTGTATTTTCTGGGAAATGACAGAATCTCACCTGGTTGAGAGCACTGTCTGTCTTGAGCTCCTTGTGGTTGGAGAACTGGATGAACACGGGGACGTTGCGGACCTGAGGTGTCACTGCCGTATAGTAGTTCACCATTGTAACGGCCGCCTCCTCTGTACCAAGCTCCAGGAACGCCTTGCACATGGACAGAGGACAATTTCAAGAAAGACAAGAGGACAAATTGCTTGTTGTAGtattaaatagtttttaaaaaaaagcttAGGGTCAGGAGTTCCTGACCATTTGTCCTGAACAGGGAAAGCTCAGGTGAGGTTTAACACAAGAGTCCCACCATAACACTTGAGCATTTAGATCTTTAACCCCTTTTAAAAActgtgtgtttgagctacagaGTGCATCTGTAGATACCAACCATTAGTCTCTGTGATTAGCGGGGGCTGAGCTAGAGCGGGGTTTGAGAGACATGGGCGGATCCCGGTCTTTTTACAAAAACATCTGTTGAGTCCCAATGGTTTGCGCTACACACTATTAAAAGCCATCTATAAAAGCTGAGACAGTCACGAACATGTAACATGTTTTGCTATATGACGCTCACAAGCTACACAGGAGTCGTTAGAAgataaggggttcttctacatagatcaTAGGAAATCTTAGGACAGTGTCTATAATAATGTAATAAGCTCACAGTTGCAGtcacaaactccacacagttgttaCTGAGTAGTTGGATATACATTTCCTGGtgagcaaacaatttctgtacttacagcattcatatCAATCCATTTTTAATCAGCTTATTTATTTGTaaataaaactcatgaatgcaactgtgtagccctggttgtcctgaaaataaaaatggtaaaacacttcattgtgaggctaaatatatGAGCTGGGcatgcagataaatgaaagtcagataaatgaaaagACGATTCTTGCTGGGGTCTCGGGACTGATacagttaaagggatacttcgagaTTTTGTCAATGAAGCCCttcatctacttccccagagtcaaaattagtttttccccacaaaagagctttattacagacagaaatactcctcagtttcatcagctgtctgggtggctggtctcagacgatcccgcagttgaagaagctggatgtggaggtcctgggctggtgtggttacacgtggtctgcggttgtgaggccggttggacgtactgccaaattctctaaaacgacgtcggaggcggcttatggtagagaaatgaacattacattctctggcaacagctctggtggacattcctgtagtcagcttgctaattgcacgctccttcaaaacttgagacatctgtggcattgtgttgtgtgaaaactgcacattttagagtggccttttattgtccccagcacaaggtgcacctgtataatgatcatgctatttaatcagcttcttgatatgccacacctgtcaggtggatggattatcttggcaaagagaaatgctcactaacagggatgtaatcaaatgtatgcacaaaatttgagagaaataagttgtgcgtatggaacattactgggatcttttatttcagctcatgaaacatgggaccaacactttacatgttgcgtttatatttttgttctgtatattaaaaaaataatatatttttgtgCTTAgttggtcaatttgcagtgtacaaattataattatgttccgccccccgaccatccgctccctAGTTGCCTATCCCTGCTTTACATGGTCAGGACAAACTCCTGGCCCTAATCATGGCACTACAATAACAGCATAAAACAAAAATATCCAAGACAATTTCCGCCACAAAACTCACCTGATTTTTGCCCTTCAGCATGAGGATATTGGTGACCTTGCCGAACGGTAGGCCCAGGGCGATGACCTCCGTCTCAGACACCTCGCTGGGCAGCTTCCGGATGTGGAGCACCCGGGACGGGGGACTCTCCATCCTGTCCTCCACTCTCAGTTTTTTACTGCCGTCATTGCCGTTAGCTGTGAAATCAAGCGCCATGCATGAATATATCGCATCAGCTGTCTTCAGCCCTTAAAAAGGTCCAATGCATTCATTTCTATCTCAATATCAAGTTTCTAGTTTTAATGTTACGTGCCCAAGTACATAGTTGTACTTAAGTAACAATACTTTAAAGTaacaatactttaaagtactacttgtCTTTTTTTTTTGAGTATCTGTTCTTTACTATTtaggacaacttttacttcactgcaTTGCTATagaaaataatttactttttactccatacattttccctgatgcccaaaagtactagttacattttgaatgcttagcaggtcaGGAAAATGGtgcaattcacacacttatcaagagaacatccctggtcatccctactgcctctgatctggcagactcactaaacacaaatgcttcacttgtaaatgatgtctgagtgttgggagtgtgcccctggctatccgtaaataaataaaaaataagaaaatggtgccttgtggtttgcttaatataaaggaatttgaaattattttgatacttaagtatattttagcaattacattttatccTTAAGTATatgtaaaaccaaatacttttagacttttactcaaatagtattttactgggcgacttccacttgagtcattttatattaaggcatctttacttctactcaagtatgacaattgggtacttttcccaccactgcaagtacagtgaaatgcctttcttacaAGCTCtgaacccaacaatgcagtaatcaataatgTAATACTAAACATAACATAAATAACATCAAATTATTTCTGGGtagcaattaagtaccttactgtgattgttttaaattaaaatagtaaaaaagaaacaaaaacagCTTCTTAGCAAAGTTTATTGGCAGagcggtttggaactctttcttattagTCTGAAcaaatttaccgcctggtgatatcaccaggcaggccaaaactccatcccaccacaacagcctgaaatttcaggcagtcttttcaaacggGGGAAACAATGTTAGAATGTGAATGGCTTTAGCTTTACTTTCCTATATGCCTGAATGGGAGAGAAAAAGTGCTCACCAGTCACAGAGTTGGGGCTGGTGCTGTAGAGATTTAATTCATCTGAGCCTCTCTGTAAAATAAGAATGCATACATGAATTTACTTGGTACATCGTTTGCCAATTGATGAAAGTGTCCTGAAAAGTCAGGTGCTAAAGTGCAAATTTACCTTCACGCCAACTGCAACATCAGTGGCAATGCTGAATAGGGAAAATATGAATGTGAGTTGTGCACACATAGCAGCGCAAACAACTAAGAAAAAGGACAATTAACGGAACCAAAGGTATAGCTAGGGTATCTGCAATTAATAAATAAAGTTAGCTACGCCTACTATCCTACCGGTTTGCTAACGTTACCCACTCAGGCTAAAAACCAGCTTCCAGTGCGCGTGAGTGTTGGCTTGCAATAATATTAGCTAAATGTGTATTCATCGTATTTACAGGTTGGATATAAAAGCGCATTGCAAATTCCACGTTTGTATATTCGAGTATCCTTGCCagttaacgctagctagctacagtgcccACCTAACTGATCGGAAGAGACAAAGGAAGCCTGACATACTACCATAACAAAGCGCAGGGGGTGCCTGCACGGTCAGCTAGGTACTACAGCAGTAGCTACTGTACTGAAAATAACACGACATTGTGAATGCTTAGTTCAACGAAATTGTAGAAATATTGACGCTACTCAATTTTTGCGTAGTCATCACAACtcctaggtagctagctagttataccAATCAACACACGCTGTCAAATTCTACTGTACCCgcattagctagctaatgtaatTCTAACAAGATGGGTGGCAGACGGGCACCATGTCTAGAACGAAGGCAAACGTGGCccagtgagctagctagcttgctaacgttattgaATAGATATTTCCATGCAACATTAAAACCTTTAGCGAATGTAATTAAGAGCAACATCCAACCGTGAACACATACCCGTCCATTGCCGAATGAGATTTATTTTCGTGTATCTATTTATTCTTTAGACCTCAGCTCCACTCAGACACACAACCACCACAGCAAAATGGTCGCAAATGCTGTCATGAAGTGAGCCGAGTGACGGAAAATGCCGAACAAAGCCGAATTTCCACTTATCTACAGTCCATTGGTGGGTATGGCTTAATTCCACATTTTAAATAATACTTTCTTTAAATATGAGTTTAGGCACGTGTTACTGTTTGCTACGTAGCTTTTTAAAATCATTGTAATGAACAAAGCATTCTCGCACTTGCATTTATTGTCATTATAAGGAGAACAATAGCTTCAGCAAAAACTCAATCAAAAGGCACTGGACCTCACTACCAGTACATATCcatgatttattacattttagtcatttagcagacgctcttatagttagtgagtgcatacattattatatatatatttattcatactggccccccttgggattcaaacccacaaccttggcgttgtaaacaccatgctctaccaactgagctagatccctgccggccattccctcccctaccctggaccaattgtgcgccaccccatgggtctcccggtcttggccggctacgacagagcctggattcgaaccaggatctctagtggcacagctagtactgctagtaatgtctgaaacacaggcttccatgGAAGCGTTTCGTATACATAATTTATCATTAGGAAGGCAGTGAGTTAATGCGCAATAGCTTTTTCAAaaaattttgagaggaatgggagattcgatataggccgatagttttttacattttccgggtcaaggtttggctttttcaagagaggctttattactgccacttttaaagagtttggtacacatctggtggatagggagccatttattatgttcaacataggagggccaactacaggaagtagctctttcagtagtttagttggaatagggtccagtatgcagcttgaaggtttagaggccatgacaattttcatgaatgtgtcaagagatacatgtctccattgatcctaggtcctggcagttctgtgcagactcatgACAACTGAGTTTTGGAGAAATACGTAGATTCAAGAAGCGtgcgtaatttgctttctaatgatcatgatttTTTCATCGAaaaagttcatgaattcatcactgctgaagtgaaagccatcctctattggggaatgctgctttttagttagctttgcgacagtatcaaaaatgTTTGGGGGaatgttcttattctcctcaattaggttggaaaaataggatgatcgagcagcagtgagggctttttgatattgcacggtactgtctttccaagctagtcggaacaCTTCcaatttggtggagcgccatttccgttccaattttctggaagcttgcttctgggctcgggtattttctgtataccagggagcaaatttcttgtgacaaatgttttttgtttttaggggtgcgactgcatctagggtattacgcaaggttaaatttagatccccagttaggtggttaacagatttttgtactccgatgtccttgggtaggtggagagagtctggaagggcatctaggaatctttgggttgtccgagaatttatagcatggcttttgatgatccttagttggggtctgagcagattaatTGATGCGATTGCAAACCTAATAAATTGGTGGTCCGAttgtccaggattatgaggaaaaacatttagatccacaaaaagcgtatttctctaacATTTTGTGcaaaaatttgtttacatccctgttagtgagcatttctcctttgccaagataatccatccacctgacaggtgtggcatatcaagaagctgattaaacagcatgatcattacacaggtgcaccttgtgctgggtacaataaacggccactctaaaatgtgcagttttgtcatacaacacaatcccacagatctcaagttttgagggagcgtgcaattactccaggaatgtccaccagagctgttgccagataattgaatgttactTTCTctaccaacgtcattttagagaatttggcagtttgtcaaactggcctcacaaccgctgaccacatgtaaccacacctgcccaggacctccacatctggcttattcacctgcaggatcttctgaaaccagccacccggacagctgatgaaactgtgggtttgcaaaactgaagaatttctgcacaaactgtcagaaaccgtctcagggaagctcatctgtgtgcttgtcatcctcaccagggtcttgacctgactgcagttcggcatcataaccgacttcagtgggcaaatgctcaccttgccgctggcacgctggagaagtgtgctcttcacggaataatcccggtttcaactgtaccgggcagatggtagacagcgtgtatggcgttgatTGGGccagcagtttgctgatgtcaacgttatgaacagagtgccccatggtggcagttgGGTTATGATACCGTGACAAAATCCTGAGGCTCATTGTTGTGCCATTTATCCGCCGTCATCACCTCATgtctcagcatgataatgcacgtccccatgttgcaaggatatgtacacagttcctggaagctgaaaatgtcccagttcttcaatggcTCATAAGACATGTCGCCCatgagcatgtttgagatgctctggatcgacgcgtaccacagcatgttccagttcctgccaatatcgagcaacttcgcacagccattgaagaggagtgggacaacattccacaatcaacagcctgatcaactctattcgAAAGagatgtcgtgctgcatgaggcaaatggtggtcacaccagatacggactgattttctgatccacgcccctacctttttaaaaaaggtatctgtgaccaacaaatgcatatctgtattcccagtcatgtgaaatccatagattaggtcctactgaatttatttcaattgactgatttcctcatatgaactgtaactcagtaaaatctttgaaattgttgcatgttgcattttatatttttgttcagtgtataatactTGTTTTTCTTTGGTTCACATTGTCTGGCCATGGGTTCTCTCACCACCCCAGGCCTAGCCCACAATGGTTACAGCAcagcgtgggtgtgtgtgtgtgtaaatcatTGGTCATTATTCCCAATAGATTTCCAATTTTCAGGGCACTCATTGCAATAGGGCCCAGTCACAAAGTGAACAGGGAGTATGCAATGCCACCCCGTTTGTTTCTGAATCAGTGTATTGAAAGCAGCATGTTTTACTATCCATGTGGGGACCTACCattgatttccattcaaaatcctatttttccaaaccgttaaaccttaccctaaccttaacccctaaacctagccctaattctaacccctaagcctaaaataaccTTTGTTCTCCTGGGGacctgggaaatgtccccacgattGAAAAAGGAGTTTCCACACAACAATACATTTTACTGGATTAATAGGATTTCATTGATTATCAGTATTTTTAGTAATCAATGTCTTTCTGTTGTAGTTGCCAAGATACTGAAAAGGCACCTTGAGATTGATTATACTCAAGGAAATGTAGATTGATTAATGTAGATTGATTATTGTGATCTAAatccataaaaaaaatatatcataaAATAACCCAATAAAATGCATATGAAGATCAGAATTTGCTTTATTTTCGCTTGCTTTATTTTCATTTCATGAGTTGGACCATTTTAATATTTTATCCAAAATTAGATTTCCTCCATTTCCACAGTTCCTTTTACAGCTTTCTCTCATTTATTGCCTCATGAAAACCACAGTCTTTGTTCCATTGGTTCCCCAGCTCACCTCAGAGGGCACTGCTAAAGATGACTCCTTTATCCAGGGAAGATGAACAGGACTGGAGAATGTCAAGTGGATTAATGTCCTCAAATAAACCTTGACTGCTGAGAATTCCCAGACCTGTTAATGCTTTACGGCACTGTATGTTTACGTGACACACTTAGTACAGTGTAtgacacagtttttttttttattttaccagaaAACGGCCAATTCAATCCCCACAAAGGAAATAATATATAGAGTGATTGGTTGTGGCTCTGTATGTTGAAATTGGGTGTAGTTTAATCTATAATTTCTGAGCTATTACATTTTTGTGGGAGAACTGTTAAACTGGGAAACAGCACAGGGTTGGTTGTCTTTTAGTGATGTGGGTATATGATTAGATAGATAGCCTTGCTGCATTAATCAATGAGTGGTGTTCATCCAGGCATTTTCTCTATCCAATTACATTAGCCCCCTGTCCTCAAGGTGTTTTAAAACTAAGCCTTTACCCATTTAAGTAATAATTTCCAAAGTCCTGGAGTTGATGACCAAATTAAGGCATTAGTTTAGGCTCTAATTTTTCTCAATTTTATAGGTCATTATTAAGTTCTGATCAGGGTAATTTCAGTCTCTTGCCTAAATAATAGCACTAGTTTGTTCCAATCTACAGTATACTGAACTTCAGTTGTTTTTCATTAAAGAGCAACTGCACCTAAAAGGcaactaatccctttgaaaacggcctatgtggcatcgatatgagtcaaacatttattctagtgtcaaaattgtcTAGAGTGTAAATAGGAAAAtattggtcataaagtcagtctcgtctatCAAATCATGCCCCCTTTTGCCAAGCTCCATGTGCAAATCGCCCCTCCGCCCACTTCGTCCCCCTTTATTGAATTGGGCTCTGTTGTTTCATCGCCTGCAATGCGTTCAAAGGATCACGGGCCCTATACGGATTGATCATGCCTCCACAGCCAAAGTTTGatggtttgcatgccctgccgaAGAAGGACCCTAGCTAGTATGCGGAATTGGTGCTTGGAGTTCGTCGGTCCCCAAATCTGCACCAGTAATGCTAGCGCTTGGTGTGCAACGACCGGTTGTGGTGAGTATAACCAGAGATACTGGGATATAATGACCTCTGGTATAATTTAGCTAAC from Coregonus clupeaformis isolate EN_2021a chromosome 21, ASM2061545v1, whole genome shotgun sequence encodes the following:
- the LOC121535106 gene encoding polypyrimidine tract-binding protein 2 isoform X1; translated protein: MDGIATDVAVGVKRGSDELNLYSTSPNSVTANGNDGSKKLRVEDRMESPPSRVLHIRKLPSEVSETEVIALGLPFGKVTNILMLKGKNQAFLELGTEEAAVTMVNYYTAVTPQVRNVPVFIQFSNHKELKTDSALNQRAQAVLQAVSAVQDGGSPNSDTSALDSVLAQAPSPVLRIIIDNMFYPVTLDVLQQIFSKFGTVMKIITFTKNNQFQALLQFSEPVNAQQARLSLDGQNIYNSCCTLRIDFSKLVNLNVKYNNDKSRDYTRPELPAGDGQPTLDPAMAAALNKDSSLLGTPSGMVAPYSSGGGFQSSLSYSQGGGAMSPLSAAAAAAAAAGRVALSGHSGCSGVLLVSNLNEEMVTPQSLFTLFGVYGDAQRVKILYNKKDSALIQMSDGNQAQLAMSHLNGQKMNGKIIRVTLSKHQTVQLPREGLDDQGLTKDFTNSPLHRFKKPGSKNFQNIFPPSATLHLSNVPEDVTEEDLRLLFSNAGGTVKAFKFFQGHKMALLQMSTVEEAIQALMDLHNYDMGSNHHLKVSFSKSTI
- the LOC121535106 gene encoding polypyrimidine tract-binding protein 2 isoform X2; the encoded protein is MDGIATDVAVGVKRGSDELNLYSTSPNSVTANGNDGSKKLRVEDRMESPPSRVLHIRKLPSEVSETEVIALGLPFGKVTNILMLKGKNQAFLELGTEEAAVTMVNYYTAVTPQVRNVPVFIQFSNHKELKTDSALNQRAQAVLQAVSAVQDGGSPNSDTSALDSVLAQAPSPVLRIIIDNMFYPVTLDVLQQIFSKFGTVMKIITFTKNNQFQALLQFSEPVNAQQARLSLDGQNIYNSCCTLRIDFSKLVNLNVKYNNDKSRDYTRPELPAGDGQPTLDPAMAAALNKDSSLLGAMSPLSAAAAAAAAAGRVALSGHSGCSGVLLVSNLNEEMVTPQSLFTLFGVYGDAQRVKILYNKKDSALIQMSDGNQAQLAMSHLNGQKMNGKIIRVTLSKHQTVQLPREGLDDQGLTKDFTNSPLHRFKKPGSKNFQNIFPPSATLHLSNVPEDVTEEDLRLLFSNAGGTVKAFKFFQGHKMALLQMSTVEEAIQALMDLHNYDMGSNHHLKVSFSKSTI